In Humulus lupulus chromosome 7, drHumLupu1.1, whole genome shotgun sequence, the following are encoded in one genomic region:
- the LOC133792374 gene encoding uncharacterized protein LOC133792374, whose translation MSWNLRGLNGPKKQIEVLNMCSKNKIGLGALLETKMRASKITEMMSTRFMNWDYYSSLVTEKRILIIWRRAFVKVIVIAEDSQFVHCQVRMAGLKFPFYVSFIYGRNTVEERKNLWHKLPICTADGWIVLGDFNAVFKANERNGGKPISKAEIVDSSQWFNNSQLEVLKHTGSFFTWTNNQGGQARIYSKIDHAFANEKWQDLFPTAIAIFKWEVISDHCSCTISIQSKEFLGVKLFRFYNFWADHSRFKSVVIDSWSKFSQGSGLKALYYKLLRLKHQLKQFNKDQIGDIGSQFQKAKSDFQEARLLAQRFPGDIALQNVVQSAAELFGRKYQMYHSFLMQRSKIDWLRKGDSNTAYFHAYLKKRRAENRIASFINEQGNLVDNFLEVVSLFLNHFRSIMGSPSSAKQKIDTRCVALGPKLNIDQ comes from the coding sequence ATGAGCTGGAACTTAAGGGGTTTGAATGGTCCGAAAAAGCAGATTGAAGTTTTGAATATGTGTAGTAAGAATAAAATTGGATTGGGAGCCCTTTTGGAAACTAAAATGAGGGCGTCAAAAATAACTGAGATGATGAGTACTAGGTTTATGAATTGGGATTACTATTCTAGTTTAGTTACAGAAAAAAGGATCTTAATAATTTGGAGGAGGGCCTTTGTTAAGGTTATAGTGATTGCGGAAGATAGTCAGTTTGTTCATTGTCAAGTCCGAATGGCTGGGTTGAAATTTCCTTTCTATGTTTCATTTATCTATGGTCGCAACACAGTGGAGGAAAGGAAGAACCTATGGCACAAATTACCTATATGTACAGCTGATGGTTGGATAGTATTAGGAGACTTTAATGCAGTGTTTAAGGCTAATGAAAGGAACGGTGGAAAGCCTATTTCCAAGGCTGAGATTGTGGACTCTTCTCAATGGTTTAATAATTCTCAGCTTGAGGTGCTCAAACATACAGGTTCATTTTTTACATGGACGAACAATCAAGGAGGCCAGGCTCGAATTTATTCGAAAATTGATCATGCTTTTGCTAATGAGAAATGGCAGGACCTTTTTCCTACTGCCATAGCAATATTCAAATGGGAAGTAATTTCGGACCACTGTTCTTGCACAATCTCTATTCAGTCTAAGGAGTTTCTGGGGGTCAAACTCTTTAGATTCTATAATTTCTGGGCTGACCACAGTAGGTTCAAATCAGTGGTTATTGATAGTTGGAGCAAATTTTCTCAGGGGTCTGGCTTAAAAGCTCTGTATTATAAACTGTTAAGGCTGAAACATCAGTTGAAACAGTTTAATAAAGATCAAATAGGAGATATTGGCTCTCAATTTCAAAAGGCTAAATCTGACTTTCAAGAGGCTCGTCTTCTTGCTCAGCGCTTTCCTGGTGATATAGCTCTTCAGAATGTTGTTCAATCAGCTGCTGAATTATTTGGCAGAAAATATCAGATGTATCATAGTTTCCTGATGCAGAGGAGTAAGATAGATTGGCTTAGGAAGGGAGACTCTAATACAGCTTATTTTCATGCCTACTTGAAGAAAAGAAGAGCTGAAAACAGAATAGCTTCGTTTATAAATGAACAAGGCAATTTGGTGGATAATTTTTTAGAGGTGGTTTCtctttttttgaaccatttcagGAGTATAATGGGAAGTCCTAGTTCAGCTAAGCAGAAGATTGATACTCGTTGTGTAGCGCTGGGTCCCAAACTGAATATTGACCAGTAA